One genomic region from Anopheles bellator chromosome 2, idAnoBellAS_SP24_06.2, whole genome shotgun sequence encodes:
- the LOC131211030 gene encoding uncharacterized protein LOC131211030 has translation MEQQVETILEKVMEVPGNVGCLLANNQGLCLGAKGNASEHSAGLIVAISNLASKLDPKCSAPVVSLESSDRICLIHNHGITGAIFKQK, from the exons ATGGAACAGCAAGTTGAGACCATTCTTGAAAAAGT CATGGAGGTGCCTGGTAATGTTGGATGCCTTCTAGCGAACAACCAAGGGCTATGTTTGGGAG CGAAAGGCAACGCGTCCGAGCATTCGGCGGGATTAATAGTAGCTATATCGAATTTGGCCTCAAAACTAGATCCAAAGTGCAGTGCCCCAGTGGTTTCTCTAGAGTCTTCGGATAG GATTTGTTTGATACACAATCATGGCATTACCGGTgcaatttttaaacaaaaataa